A window from Malassezia japonica chromosome 1, complete sequence encodes these proteins:
- a CDS encoding tRNA(Thr) (cytosine(32)-N(3))-methyltransferase (BUSCO:EOG09263IT0; COG:S; EggNog:ENOG503NUGD), producing MPVTADAAPDHTSGSRTLDDAEDVWNHNAWDHVEPPPEHLAMVDELLAKQAEARVSDADADVYHSNAAGYWDTFYSRHENRFFKDRKWLHLEFPELMAATKADAPPTTILEVGCGAGNTVFPLLEANKNPGLRLIACDYAAQAVEVIKSNPLYSAPPTGACEAYVWDLSAGSNAPSFDASRLPPGVQPGTVDIVVLVFVLSALHPREWAAAAENVYQMLKPKSGIVLLRDYGRHDLPQLRFKKNRLLDDNFYVRGDGTRVYFFDPHELYTIFGATPRDVQESIVQDDPGPPAPPSDMRFSTLQMAVDRRLLVNRKERKRMYRVWMQAKFQKQ from the exons ATGCCGGTGACggccgacgctgcgccggacCACACGTccggctcgcgcacgctcgacgacgcggagGATGTGTGGAATCACAATGCATG GGACCACGTAGAGCCCCCgcccgagcacctcgcgatggtcgacgagctcctggcGAAGCAGGCGGAAGCGCgcgtgagcgacgcggacgcggACGTATACCACAGCAATGCGGCAGGGTACTGGGACACGTTTTACTCGCGGCATGAGAACCGCTTCTTCAAGGACCGCAAGTGGCTCCACCTCGAGTTTCCGGAGCTGATGGCGGCGACCAAGGCGGACGCACCGCCCACAACGATCCTGGAAGTGgggtgcggcgcgggcaACACCGTGTTtccgctgctcgaggcgaacAAAAATCCGGGCTTGCGTCTGATTGCGTGCGACtatgcggcgcaggccgtcgAGGTGATCAAGTCGAATCCGCTGtacagcgcgccgccgaccggcgCGTGCGAGGCGTACGTCTGGGACCTGAGCGCAGGCAGCAATGCGCCGTCGTTTGATGCgtcgcgcctgccgccTGGCGTGCAGCCCGGCACGGTGGATATTGTCGTGCTGGTCTTTGTCCTTTCCGCGCTGCACCCCCGCGAgtgggccgcggcggcagaGAACGTGTACCAGATGCTGAAGCCGAAGTCGGGCAtcgtgctgctgcgtgaCTATGGGCGGCACGACCTGCCGCAGCTGCGCTTCAAAAAGAACCGCTTGCTGGACGATAACTTTTACGTACGTGGCGACGGGACGCGTGTCTACTTTTTCGACCCCCACGAGCTGTACACCATCTttggcgcgacgccgcgcgacgtgcaaGAGAGCAT TGTCCAGGACGACCCCGGTCCCCCCGCCCCCCCGTCCGACATGCGCTTTTCCACGCTGCAAATGgccgtcgaccgccgcctgctggtGAACCGTAaagagcgcaagcgcatgTACCGCGTGTGGATGCAAGCCAAGTTCCAAAAGCAATAG